The genomic DNA GCGAGCTGACCGGTTTCGAACGTATGGCCACAAACGCGACGACCGCAGCGGATCTGGATGACAAGGTCATCCTGGCGCGGCTGGCCTCTCAGTCATTCGCGAACTTCGAACAGCTCTCACAGCACATCGATCAGATGGGCCAGGATGTGATCGAGCTCTGTCAGCATTTCGAACCGACCTTCAGCACTCTGGCTGAAAGGACTCGTCCTCGCGACTGGTACGAAAGCCTCATGAAGGGATTCGTCTTCGACGGAATCATGAATGATTTCTACCGCACGGCGGTGGACGAACTCGCGGAGCCCGGATACAGCCTGGCTATTGCAATTCTCGATGATACACGTGCCAGCGAATATGCGCGCAATCGTCTGACATCCGAAGTGGCCGTCGACACACAGCTGGCCTCGCGGCTGGCCCTGTGGGGCCGCAAGCTCGTCGCCGAGACCCTGGGGCGGGCTCGCAGTCTGCTCACCGATCCGTTCCTCGGCCTCGACGAAGATCTCGTCGTCGAACTGATCCCGTCGGTGACGTCGAATCACTCGAAGCGGATGTCGGCGCTCGGTCTCGTCGCCTGATCCCACGAGAGATGCACGATTCCGCCGCGAACGCGAAAAGGGCCACGGTCATTGCGACCGGGGCCCTTTTCCGCTCAGGGGCAGCTCAGGCGCTGAAGCCCACGCGACGTGAAGTCTCAGCACCGATTTCGAGGTAGCCGAGCGAGGCGGAGGGAACGTAGACCTGACGGCCCTTCGTATCGGTGAAGGTCAGCAGCCCGTCGGACTGGATCTTCTCTTCGACGCGGGCGGCGAGAGTCTTCGCATCTTCGTCCGTTTCGAGGGTGATCTCGCGCTGAGTCTGCTTGACGCCGATCTTGATTTCCATTGTGCTCCTTGTGCCGATGCTCGGTGATCGATGACGGATTCGTCTGTGTTCAGCTTAACGTCCGCAGACTCGGGTTTCTTCCCGGTGGATTCCGCTGAAGGCTGATCGGTAGGTG from Brevibacterium sp. JSBI002 includes the following:
- a CDS encoding ferritin-like domain-containing protein, producing the protein MPDSVPLAGNDAATLALLAFGELTGFERMATNATTAADLDDKVILARLASQSFANFEQLSQHIDQMGQDVIELCQHFEPTFSTLAERTRPRDWYESLMKGFVFDGIMNDFYRTAVDELAEPGYSLAIAILDDTRASEYARNRLTSEVAVDTQLASRLALWGRKLVAETLGRARSLLTDPFLGLDEDLVVELIPSVTSNHSKRMSALGLVA
- a CDS encoding DUF3107 domain-containing protein, which codes for MEIKIGVKQTQREITLETDEDAKTLAARVEEKIQSDGLLTFTDTKGRQVYVPSASLGYLEIGAETSRRVGFSA